A single Lactuca sativa cultivar Salinas chromosome 8, Lsat_Salinas_v11, whole genome shotgun sequence DNA region contains:
- the LOC111909576 gene encoding uncharacterized protein LOC111909576, translating into MWESRIESVKAIVTQAPEIVKALHKLVEEETYIISEATCLVEYKLGRFDFITGMIIWYHILVKVNNLSKQLQSQSMRIDEAMSSVGALVEFFKDYRENGFGKALDCARAIAYDLEIYPVFVEKNNKRKVVTKRHFDENDIGSSEPVHELSPQESFRIQYFVYIIDQTIGSFERRFEQYKQYEDIFRFLFTTEKLKLMNTSELKSCCKNMENRLQNGHISDINADDLFNKLKLLQKHLPVEHNTTNEILNFLKMMNTYPVSCLAYKILLTVPITVASAEKSFSKLKLLKSYLRSTMSQERLNALALISIENEFLENIDYEILQFYLISNE; encoded by the exons ATGTGGGAAAGTAGGATTGAAAGTGTGAAAGCAATAGTTACTCAAGCTCCTGAAATAGTAAAAGCTCTGCATAAACTTGTTGAAGAAGAGACATACATCATAAGTGAAGCTACTTGTCTAGTTGAGTATAAACTTGGCAGATTTGACTTTATAACAGGTATGATTATATGGTATCATATATTGGTTAAAGTAAATAACCTGAGCAAACAACTTCAGTCTCAGAGTATGCGTATTGATGAGGCAATGAGTAGTGTGGGAGCACTTGTTGAGTTTTTTAAAGATTATCGAGAGAATGGGTTTGGGAAGGCTTTGGATTGTGCGAGAGCTATAGCTTATGATTTGGAAATTTATCCGGTGTTTgttgagaaaaataataaaagaaaagttgTTACAAAAAGACATTTTGATGAGAATGACATTGGGTCATCAGAGCCGGTACATGAACTTTCACCTCAAGAGTCATTTAGGATTCAATATTTTGTGTACATAATTGATCAAACTATTGGTTCATTCGAGCGAAGGTTTGAACAATACAAACAATATGAAGACATTTTTCGTTTCTTATTCACAACAGAAAAGTTGAAGTTAATGAATACTAGCGAGTTAAAGTCATGTTGCAAAAATATGGAAAATAGGCTGCAAAATGGTCATATCTCAGACATTAATGCTGATGATCTATTCAACAAACTGAAGTTGTTACAAAAACATTTACCGGTTGAACACAATACAACTAACGAAATACTAAATTTCCTAAAAATGATGAACACTTATCCAGTTTCTtgtctagcatacaaaatattgTTGACTGTTCCTATTACAGTTGCATCAGCggaaaaaagtttttcaaaacttAAGCTTTTAAAATCTTATTTGCGCTCGACCATGTCTCAAGAGAGATTAAACGCTTTGGCATTGATTTCAATTGAGAACGAGTTTCTTGAGAATATTGATTATGAAA TTTTACAGTTTTATTTGATTAGTAATGAGTGA